A region of Desulfovibrio sp. X2 DNA encodes the following proteins:
- a CDS encoding ABC transporter ATP-binding protein, protein MYLQVKDLVVKYGNIEALHGISFEVERGEIVTLIGANGAGKTTTLHSVMRLPPPEAPRVVSGDILVDGVSVLKTPPHDVVAKLHMGLSPEGRHIFGNLTVEENLELATYARGKDTSGIKSDYERVYALFPRLSERRKQRSEQLSGGEQQMLSVGRALMTNCEFLLLDEPSMGLAPLLMYDMFRALKQLNAEGMTILLIEQNAKLALDFAHRGYVLDTGEIVASGPCAELKHDPEVKKAYLGG, encoded by the coding sequence ATGTATCTGCAAGTCAAGGATCTGGTGGTCAAGTACGGCAACATCGAGGCGCTGCACGGCATCAGCTTCGAGGTCGAGCGCGGCGAGATCGTGACCCTCATCGGCGCCAACGGCGCGGGCAAGACCACGACGCTGCACTCGGTCATGCGCCTGCCGCCCCCGGAGGCGCCGCGCGTGGTCTCCGGCGACATCCTGGTGGACGGCGTCTCCGTGCTCAAGACCCCGCCCCACGACGTGGTGGCCAAGCTGCACATGGGGCTCTCGCCCGAGGGCAGGCACATCTTCGGCAACCTCACGGTGGAGGAGAACCTGGAGCTGGCCACCTACGCGCGCGGCAAGGACACCTCGGGCATCAAGTCGGACTACGAGCGCGTCTACGCCCTGTTCCCGCGCCTGTCCGAGCGCCGCAAGCAGCGCAGCGAGCAGCTCTCCGGCGGCGAGCAGCAGATGCTCTCCGTGGGCCGCGCGCTGATGACCAACTGCGAGTTCCTGCTCCTGGACGAGCCCTCCATGGGCCTGGCCCCGCTGCTCATGTACGACATGTTCCGGGCGCTCAAGCAGTTGAACGCCGAGGGCATGACCATCCTGCTCATCGAGCAGAACGCCAAGCTGGCGCTGGACTTCGCCCACCGCGGCTACGTCCTGGATACGGGCGAGATCGTGGCCAGCGGCCCCTGCGCCGAGCTCAAGCACGATCCCGAGGTCAAGAAGGCGTACCTGGGCGGCTAG
- the thrB gene encoding homoserine kinase: protein MPLLDSMCISLIGIAGAGKSTLAPLLARELGWEWLDTDRLIEATYGGKLQAIMDACGTEKFLELEGRTVAHLGAQRCVISTGGSVIYCDEAVRRLRLLGPVVFLDISLESFRKRVGEAQGRAFVCREGQGRDDVFTERRPLYLSCADVVVRTDEATPGECVRRIVDRLTNDEVGDPRHHHDHGHDHHGIGDHRGSAAGHEGGKR from the coding sequence ATGCCTCTGCTCGATTCCATGTGCATTTCCCTGATCGGCATCGCCGGCGCGGGCAAGTCCACGCTGGCCCCGCTCCTGGCCCGCGAGCTCGGCTGGGAATGGCTGGACACGGACCGGCTCATCGAGGCCACTTACGGCGGCAAGCTGCAGGCCATCATGGACGCCTGCGGCACCGAGAAGTTCCTCGAGCTCGAGGGCCGGACCGTCGCCCACCTGGGCGCGCAGCGCTGCGTGATCTCCACGGGCGGCAGCGTCATCTACTGCGACGAGGCCGTGCGGCGGCTGCGCCTGCTCGGTCCGGTCGTCTTCCTGGACATCTCGCTCGAAAGCTTCAGAAAGCGCGTGGGCGAGGCCCAGGGCCGCGCCTTCGTCTGCCGCGAGGGCCAGGGCCGCGACGACGTCTTCACCGAGCGCAGGCCGCTCTACCTCTCCTGCGCGGACGTCGTGGTGCGCACGGACGAGGCGACTCCGGGCGAATGCGTGCGGCGCATCGTGGACCGCCTCACGAACGACGAGGTGGGCGACCCCCGCCATCACCACGACCATGGGCACGATCATCACGGGATCGGCGACCACCGCGGCAGCGCCGCGGGACACGAAGGGGGCAAGCGTTGA
- a CDS encoding class I SAM-dependent RNA methyltransferase codes for MAGPKGRGRPAQGDDALPASSTILLTCPRGLSPFLAAEAAALGYEGRELAAGVAVTGGPLDCLRLNLHLRTAHRVLYEVARFRAPDPDALYARGRELPWEEWFLPGAAFSISSSVQNPHVRDTRFPNLRLKDAVADRFRARTGSRPDSGRERAGASVFLHWRGDDATVYLDTTGEPLARRGYRLQPHRAPMQETLAAACLLAADYDGALPLVNPMCGSGTLAIEAALIATRTAPGLLRTNFAFSFLAPFADEAGDKAWKDMRTQARRAMRPAPCPILATDIDPAAVDATRANAERAGMDEAVAAVECDFRDTPLPSDPGIIVMNPEYGQRLGSQEKLEGIYAATGDWLKQRCMGWRAFVFTGNLELAGRIGLRPSRRIPFWNAKIECRLLAYELYAGSRKSGA; via the coding sequence ATGGCCGGACCCAAGGGCCGGGGCAGGCCCGCGCAGGGCGACGACGCCCTCCCGGCATCCTCCACCATCCTGCTCACCTGCCCGCGCGGCCTCTCGCCCTTCCTGGCTGCCGAGGCCGCGGCGCTCGGCTACGAGGGCAGGGAGCTCGCCGCGGGCGTGGCTGTCACGGGCGGGCCGCTCGACTGCCTGCGCCTGAACCTGCACCTGCGCACCGCCCACCGCGTGCTCTACGAGGTGGCCCGCTTCCGCGCCCCGGACCCGGACGCCCTGTACGCGCGCGGCCGCGAGCTGCCCTGGGAGGAGTGGTTCCTGCCCGGCGCCGCCTTCTCCATCTCCTCGAGCGTGCAGAACCCGCACGTGCGCGACACCCGCTTCCCCAACCTCAGGCTCAAGGACGCCGTGGCCGACCGCTTCAGGGCGCGCACGGGCAGCCGCCCGGACTCGGGCCGCGAGCGCGCCGGGGCCTCGGTCTTCCTGCACTGGCGGGGCGACGACGCCACGGTCTACCTGGACACCACGGGCGAGCCCCTGGCCAGGCGCGGCTACCGCCTGCAGCCCCACAGGGCGCCCATGCAGGAGACCCTGGCCGCGGCCTGCCTGCTGGCAGCGGACTACGACGGCGCTCTCCCGCTGGTGAACCCCATGTGCGGCAGCGGCACCCTGGCCATCGAGGCCGCGCTGATCGCCACGCGCACCGCGCCCGGGCTCCTGCGCACGAACTTCGCCTTCTCCTTCCTCGCCCCCTTTGCGGACGAGGCCGGGGACAAGGCCTGGAAGGACATGCGCACGCAGGCGCGCCGCGCCATGCGGCCCGCGCCCTGCCCCATCCTGGCCACGGACATCGACCCCGCGGCCGTGGACGCCACGCGCGCCAACGCCGAACGCGCGGGCATGGACGAGGCCGTGGCCGCCGTCGAATGCGACTTCCGCGACACGCCGCTGCCCTCCGACCCCGGGATCATCGTCATGAACCCGGAATACGGCCAGCGCCTGGGCAGCCAGGAGAAGCTCGAGGGGATCTACGCGGCCACGGGCGACTGGCTCAAGCAGCGCTGCATGGGCTGGCGGGCCTTCGTCTTCACCGGCAACCTCGAGCTCGCGGGCCGCATCGGACTCCGCCCCTCGCGCCGCATCCCCTTCTGGAACGCCAAGATCGAATGCCGCCTCCTGGCCTACGAGCTCTACGCGGGCAGCCGCAAATCCGGCGCCTGA
- a CDS encoding Hsp20/alpha crystallin family protein produces MFENWLPELRRRSLETSRPTSIADLMEEFWKEPMKVFEDFPASRRMAFPSVNIAENDKEITVTAELPGMEAKDVDISLEHGVLTIKGEKKFEQEEKKEQYHRIERSYGAFSRSVRLPKAVQEDKVKATYTNGVLTLTMPLAAEAKSKKIEIRS; encoded by the coding sequence ATGTTCGAGAACTGGCTTCCCGAGTTGCGTCGCCGCTCGTTGGAGACGAGCCGGCCGACGAGCATTGCGGACCTCATGGAGGAGTTCTGGAAGGAGCCCATGAAGGTGTTCGAGGACTTCCCCGCGTCCCGCCGCATGGCCTTCCCCTCGGTCAACATCGCCGAGAACGACAAGGAGATCACGGTCACGGCCGAACTGCCCGGCATGGAGGCCAAGGACGTGGACATCTCCCTCGAGCACGGCGTGCTGACCATCAAGGGCGAGAAGAAGTTCGAGCAGGAAGAGAAGAAGGAACAGTACCACCGCATCGAGCGCAGCTACGGCGCCTTCTCCCGCTCCGTGCGCCTGCCCAAGGCCGTGCAGGAGGACAAGGTCAAGGCCACCTACACGAACGGCGTCCTGACCCTGACCATGCCCCTGGCCGCCGAGGCCAAGAGCAAGAAGATCGAGATCCGGTCCTGA
- a CDS encoding methyl-accepting chemotaxis protein, which yields MRNLGIGLKLSLVVGIVTLAVFSGVIWYSATTLEKTARSRVYDAAKAEGEADAALVKAALSEPMHAANTLADLMEGIKESGLSRNDTMRVLRGMLENNPQYFAVWFGFKENAFDNHDDFNMGVTGSDDDGRFMPRATRQNGEIVIDALPSADKPGAGKLYAATLAAGHETLSEPYQVTQGGKTVTLISLCSPILDKGKIVGVAGVDIDEANLSKLVLGLKPFEKGYAFLFSNDAVYVAHPKAEFVGKGVLEVRKDATARVEAIKKGTVRTEENKSLATGARSYYVLTPFTVDGTDTPWSLAISVPMDDLMAEAEASVRTSFLIGGGAVLLLLIVVFAVSRRLVSKPLGSIVTAARAFAEGDFNRRLEVASRDEVGTAARYLNEAFDIVVEKTFWYESILDSISFPISVTDNDLNWTFLNKAAEKATGLTRAQIAGKQCREWDTEICGTERCAAECMKRGQSTTDFAQNGLEYQANSSFLYDRSGEKIGFIEVLQDVTEAKAMRRKADAAVKEGMLAAAGRLEGIVGRITTAAEELSSQTEQITRGTEQQKGRMAETATAMEEMNATVMEVARNASEAAGGADQAKQKALEGAEIVTRVVTTMDEVKSKSASMNDNLGQLGKQAESIGLIINVINDIADQTNLLALNAAIEAARAGDAGRGFAVVADEVRKLAEKTMGATKEVAENIRGIQEAAKRNVSDMGRTVEVVDKAAALSGESGTALGEIVGLVETSALQIQSIASAAEQQSAASEEISQSIDEVNRVASETAEGMARSERAVSELADMASELGDLIGELKAG from the coding sequence ATGCGCAATCTGGGCATCGGTCTGAAACTCTCCCTGGTCGTGGGCATCGTCACCCTGGCCGTCTTCTCCGGGGTCATCTGGTATTCCGCCACGACGCTGGAAAAAACGGCGCGCAGCCGGGTCTACGACGCGGCCAAGGCCGAGGGCGAGGCAGACGCCGCCCTGGTCAAGGCGGCCCTGAGCGAGCCCATGCACGCGGCCAACACCCTGGCCGACCTCATGGAAGGCATCAAGGAGAGCGGGCTCAGCCGCAACGACACCATGCGCGTGCTGCGCGGCATGCTCGAGAACAACCCGCAGTACTTCGCCGTGTGGTTCGGCTTCAAGGAAAACGCCTTCGACAACCACGACGACTTCAACATGGGCGTGACCGGCTCCGACGACGACGGCCGCTTCATGCCGCGCGCCACGCGGCAGAACGGCGAGATCGTAATCGACGCCCTGCCGTCCGCGGACAAGCCCGGTGCGGGCAAGCTCTATGCCGCCACCCTGGCCGCGGGCCACGAGACGCTGAGCGAGCCATACCAGGTGACGCAGGGCGGCAAGACCGTGACCCTCATCAGCCTCTGCTCCCCGATCCTCGACAAGGGCAAGATCGTCGGCGTGGCCGGCGTGGACATCGACGAGGCGAACCTGAGCAAGCTCGTGCTCGGCCTCAAGCCCTTCGAGAAGGGCTACGCCTTCCTCTTCTCCAACGACGCCGTGTACGTGGCCCATCCCAAGGCGGAGTTCGTGGGCAAGGGCGTGCTCGAGGTGCGCAAGGACGCCACCGCCCGCGTCGAGGCCATCAAGAAGGGCACCGTGCGCACGGAGGAGAACAAGTCCCTGGCCACGGGCGCGCGCTCCTACTACGTGCTCACGCCCTTCACCGTGGACGGCACCGACACGCCCTGGAGCCTCGCCATCTCCGTGCCCATGGACGATCTCATGGCCGAGGCCGAGGCCAGCGTGCGCACGAGCTTCCTCATCGGCGGCGGCGCCGTGCTCCTGCTGCTGATCGTGGTCTTCGCGGTCTCGCGCCGGCTGGTCAGCAAGCCGCTCGGCTCCATCGTCACGGCAGCCAGGGCCTTTGCCGAGGGCGATTTCAACCGCCGCCTCGAGGTCGCCTCCAGGGACGAGGTCGGCACTGCCGCGCGCTACCTGAACGAAGCCTTCGACATCGTGGTCGAGAAGACCTTCTGGTACGAGTCCATCCTCGATTCCATCTCGTTCCCCATCTCGGTCACGGACAACGACCTCAACTGGACCTTCCTGAACAAGGCCGCGGAAAAGGCCACGGGCCTCACGCGCGCCCAGATCGCGGGCAAGCAGTGCAGGGAGTGGGACACCGAGATCTGCGGCACGGAGCGCTGCGCGGCCGAATGCATGAAGCGCGGCCAGAGCACCACGGATTTCGCCCAGAACGGGCTCGAGTACCAGGCCAACTCCTCCTTCCTCTACGACAGAAGCGGCGAGAAGATCGGCTTCATCGAGGTCCTGCAGGACGTGACCGAGGCCAAGGCCATGCGCCGCAAGGCGGACGCCGCGGTCAAGGAAGGCATGCTGGCCGCGGCGGGCAGGCTCGAGGGCATCGTCGGCCGCATCACCACCGCGGCCGAGGAGCTCTCCTCCCAGACCGAGCAGATCACCCGCGGCACGGAGCAGCAGAAGGGCCGCATGGCCGAGACGGCCACGGCCATGGAAGAGATGAACGCCACGGTCATGGAGGTCGCGCGCAACGCCTCCGAGGCCGCAGGCGGCGCGGATCAGGCCAAGCAGAAGGCCCTGGAGGGCGCCGAGATCGTCACCCGGGTCGTGACCACCATGGACGAGGTCAAGAGCAAGTCCGCCTCCATGAACGACAACCTGGGGCAGCTCGGCAAGCAGGCCGAGTCCATCGGGCTGATCATCAACGTGATCAACGACATCGCGGACCAGACCAACCTCCTGGCGCTGAACGCCGCCATCGAGGCCGCGCGCGCGGGCGACGCGGGCCGCGGCTTCGCCGTGGTCGCGGACGAGGTCAGGAAGCTGGCCGAGAAGACCATGGGCGCGACCAAGGAAGTGGCCGAGAACATCCGGGGCATCCAGGAGGCGGCCAAGCGCAACGTGAGCGACATGGGCCGCACCGTGGAGGTGGTCGACAAGGCCGCTGCGCTCTCCGGCGAGTCCGGCACGGCGCTGGGCGAGATCGTGGGCCTGGTCGAGACGAGCGCGCTGCAGATCCAGAGCATCGCCTCGGCCGCCGAACAGCAGTCCGCGGCCTCCGAGGAGATCAGCCAGTCCATCGACGAGGTCAACCGCGTGGCCTCGGAAACGGCCGAGGGCATGGCCCGCTCCGAACGCGCCGTGAGCGAACTGGCGGACATGGCTTCGGAACTGGGCGACCTCATCGGCGAGCTCAAGGCCGGATAG
- a CDS encoding LysE family translocator, with protein MTGILHFKLFLLAGILLNMTPGADTLYILGRSVAQGRRAGLLSVFGISSGVAVHTLLAALGLSVVLARSALAFQIVKTAGALYLGYLGLKALLARDGGFIPREGAAASNRTIYLQGLLTNVLNPKVALFFLAFLPQFVDPGADSGILPFLLLGATFFLTGTVWCLCLAYFSSGVTGFLRRKPRVAAVLNKACGGLFLALGARLLLTER; from the coding sequence ATGACCGGCATACTCCACTTCAAGCTCTTTCTGCTCGCGGGCATCCTGCTCAACATGACCCCGGGCGCTGACACCCTCTACATCCTCGGCCGCAGCGTGGCCCAGGGGCGCAGGGCCGGGCTCCTCTCGGTCTTCGGCATCAGCTCCGGCGTGGCCGTGCACACCCTGCTCGCGGCCCTCGGGCTCTCGGTGGTCCTGGCCCGCTCCGCCCTGGCCTTCCAGATCGTCAAGACCGCCGGGGCGCTCTACCTCGGCTACCTGGGCCTCAAGGCCCTGCTCGCCAGGGACGGCGGCTTCATCCCGCGCGAGGGCGCGGCCGCCTCGAACAGGACCATCTACCTGCAGGGGCTCCTGACCAACGTGCTGAATCCCAAGGTCGCGCTCTTCTTCCTGGCCTTCCTGCCCCAGTTCGTGGACCCCGGGGCAGACAGCGGCATCCTGCCCTTCCTGCTGCTCGGCGCCACCTTCTTCCTCACCGGCACCGTCTGGTGCCTCTGCCTGGCGTACTTTTCCTCGGGCGTGACCGGCTTCCTGCGCCGCAAGCCCCGGGTCGCGGCGGTCCTGAACAAGGCCTGCGGCGGCCTCTTCCTGGCGCTCGGCGCCAGACTGCTCCTCACGGAGCGCTGA
- a CDS encoding DUF721 domain-containing protein: MAEEKEHGSVRRRVWRKRTRENREGVAAAMGDVLSGLVERLGGTARIRLTSLWRVWAEVQTPEIAALAPPLGARGRTLVLGAEDPVVMQELAFMAPELLRRANGFLKEEYFDKVVFELVSGRVPLDGIRGLSAPPPAPRVKGPRDLGGLADLMASDDPVGRSYRAYVRRFRGESDTGGQQ; this comes from the coding sequence ATGGCCGAGGAGAAGGAGCACGGGAGCGTGCGGCGCCGGGTGTGGCGCAAGCGCACCAGGGAGAACCGCGAGGGCGTGGCCGCCGCCATGGGCGACGTCCTCTCCGGGCTCGTGGAGCGCCTCGGCGGCACGGCCCGCATCCGGCTGACCTCCCTGTGGCGCGTCTGGGCCGAGGTGCAGACGCCGGAGATCGCGGCCCTGGCCCCTCCGCTCGGCGCGCGCGGGCGCACCCTGGTGCTCGGCGCCGAGGACCCCGTGGTCATGCAGGAGCTGGCCTTCATGGCCCCGGAGCTCCTGCGCCGGGCCAACGGCTTCCTCAAAGAGGAATATTTTGACAAAGTGGTCTTCGAGTTGGTAAGTGGCCGAGTCCCGCTGGACGGCATAAGGGGCCTTTCGGCTCCGCCTCCCGCGCCGCGCGTCAAAGGGCCGCGCGACCTGGGAGGGCTGGCGGACCTCATGGCCTCGGACGATCCCGTTGGCCGCAGTTACAGAGCCTATGTCCGCCGCTTCCGCGGCGAGAGCGATACCGGAGGACAGCAATGA
- a CDS encoding NAD(P)/FAD-dependent oxidoreductase encodes MDRRFFLRLSLFAAASALVGWRPSPARAASSRVPGEYDAVIVGAGLGGLTCAAYMARNGYRPLVLEKQGTVGGYAGSFTRSAGGAEFTCEISLHASALTTPDSTRMLEDVGVRDKIDIVPHPHAWVSRFPDFTVEVPARTGLDGFERQLAGMFPAERQGLADYFGLWRGVMAELAKLDKGLSREERAEFPRLFPNLWAIRDKTVGQLIDARLRDPRARAVLAQSSGYYGLPPSRLAAFYYLAPTADYLTYGGDYIKGTSQSLSDALADAVRAGGGEVVLDTAAVGILVENGRAVGVRADDGRDYRGRAVAVNSAAPDLLAGLLPQGALPEKQRRRMAGLSPSPSSFIVWLGLDRDITRDFRFAEMSCFPGTDLDASWQTAMDCDLGRSGFSLMVYDNLIRGYSPPGHTSLSIMSLTGYDHWKPFEAAYHAGDKKAYDREKARLTALLVERAERLVLPGLSKMIVMQDSSTPLTNVRFTGNTAGALYGYNQTPDNSFMTRLPNRTGVPGLYLCSAWGDPGGGYGGVMLGGKKAFREMVEDWG; translated from the coding sequence ATGGATCGCAGGTTCTTCCTCCGCCTTTCGCTCTTCGCCGCCGCCTCGGCGCTCGTCGGCTGGCGGCCTTCGCCCGCCCGGGCCGCCTCTTCCCGCGTTCCGGGCGAATACGACGCCGTGATCGTCGGCGCGGGGCTCGGCGGCCTCACGTGCGCGGCCTATATGGCGCGGAACGGGTATCGTCCGCTGGTCCTGGAGAAGCAGGGCACGGTGGGCGGCTATGCCGGTTCCTTCACGCGCAGCGCGGGCGGCGCGGAGTTCACCTGCGAGATCTCGCTGCACGCCTCGGCGCTGACCACGCCGGATTCGACCAGGATGCTCGAGGACGTGGGCGTGCGCGACAAGATCGACATCGTGCCGCACCCCCATGCCTGGGTCTCGCGCTTTCCGGACTTCACGGTGGAGGTCCCCGCCAGGACCGGACTCGACGGCTTCGAGCGCCAGCTCGCGGGCATGTTCCCTGCCGAGCGGCAGGGGCTGGCGGACTACTTCGGGCTTTGGCGCGGGGTCATGGCCGAGCTCGCGAAGCTCGACAAGGGGCTCTCCCGGGAAGAACGGGCGGAATTCCCGAGGCTCTTCCCGAACCTCTGGGCCATCCGCGACAAGACCGTGGGCCAGCTCATCGACGCCAGGCTGCGCGACCCGCGCGCCAGGGCCGTGCTCGCCCAGAGCTCCGGCTACTACGGCCTGCCGCCCTCGCGGCTCGCGGCCTTCTACTATCTGGCGCCCACGGCCGACTACCTGACCTACGGCGGCGACTACATCAAGGGCACCTCCCAGTCCCTGAGCGACGCGCTGGCCGACGCGGTGCGGGCGGGCGGGGGCGAGGTCGTCCTGGACACCGCGGCCGTCGGGATCCTCGTGGAGAACGGCCGGGCCGTGGGCGTGCGCGCGGACGACGGCCGCGACTACCGCGGCCGGGCCGTGGCCGTGAACTCCGCCGCGCCGGACCTCCTCGCGGGCCTCCTGCCGCAGGGCGCGCTGCCCGAGAAGCAGCGCCGCCGCATGGCGGGCCTCTCGCCCAGCCCGTCGAGCTTCATCGTCTGGCTCGGGCTCGACAGGGACATCACCCGCGACTTCCGCTTCGCCGAGATGTCCTGCTTCCCGGGCACGGACCTCGACGCCTCCTGGCAGACAGCCATGGACTGCGACCTCGGCCGCTCGGGCTTCTCGCTCATGGTCTACGACAACCTGATCCGGGGCTACTCGCCTCCCGGGCACACCAGCCTGAGCATCATGTCGCTCACCGGCTACGACCACTGGAAGCCGTTCGAGGCGGCCTATCACGCCGGGGACAAGAAGGCCTACGACCGCGAGAAGGCGCGGCTGACGGCGCTGCTCGTGGAGCGCGCCGAAAGGCTCGTCCTGCCCGGGCTGTCGAAGATGATCGTGATGCAGGACTCGTCCACGCCCCTGACCAACGTGCGCTTCACGGGCAACACGGCCGGGGCCCTGTACGGCTACAACCAGACCCCGGACAACTCCTTCATGACCCGGCTTCCGAACCGCACGGGCGTCCCCGGCCTCTATTTGTGCAGCGCCTGGGGCGATCCGGGCGGCGGCTACGGCGGCGTCATGCTCGGCGGCAAGAAGGCCTTCCGGGAGATGGTGGAGGACTGGGGCTAG
- a CDS encoding DUF6680 family protein yields MNVHLDAETVVTIIAILVGPIMAAVVGIWLQDRKERISRKNYIFKTLLSTRAMFLLQDHVRALNMIDVEFTGNNSLDKDVRDKWKALLNHFGKKPNNDPQWGEERARRLTDLLFSMSKNLKYDIEKSHIESGAYAPVFYENIETQIATIREKLIELLDKGHPFPIRIIEEDESSQ; encoded by the coding sequence ATGAATGTACATCTTGATGCAGAAACTGTCGTTACGATTATTGCTATCCTAGTTGGTCCCATAATGGCTGCAGTTGTCGGCATATGGTTACAAGATAGAAAGGAAAGAATTTCAAGAAAAAATTATATATTCAAAACACTCCTTTCTACTCGAGCAATGTTTCTACTGCAAGACCATGTTAGAGCACTGAATATGATCGATGTCGAATTTACTGGAAACAATAGTTTGGATAAAGATGTTAGGGATAAATGGAAAGCATTGTTGAATCATTTTGGGAAAAAGCCAAATAATGATCCACAATGGGGTGAAGAGAGAGCGAGAAGGCTCACAGATCTTTTATTTTCAATGTCGAAGAATCTCAAATATGATATAGAAAAATCTCATATTGAAAGTGGAGCATACGCACCAGTTTTCTATGAGAACATTGAAACACAGATAGCAACCATAAGAGAAAAATTGATAGAACTACTCGACAAGGGGCATCCTTTTCCGATTAGGATTATAGAGGAAGATGAATCATCTCAGTAG
- a CDS encoding nitrogen regulation protein NR(II) — protein MAADDSRNGNFCLWETEDWGFELGIVGTGPGFLTILNIIRSKDSSEFLPPMRLRAVARAGMLESPKLDVARSMGAPVYETPEEMLAAHPQINLVLELTGSAGNIRLLRSRLPTSVSLIDHGAAIFLCSLHNMLEISRHRQFALTSQRALMQAIIDEVHDDILLLDKERRVVDLNQNVAARMGRSKEELIGRPCTEIQLTNDGDGRTFCTDPDEACPFGVTLRSKQKAEAMLTRVDAEGRLRYFRVYSYPILDRHGDLSHVLIMRRDITERTQRERSAQQTEKLAVIGEMSTYLAHEIRNPLFAIGGFVNSLLRSPNLSESEVEKVKIIAEETKRLDHLLKSILGFVRTEQRPRETTDLAAAARETAELMRIGYCHEGFDLTLEETGVLPRVRGEAETIKQCLINLIKNSVEAMPGGGHVVVETGFDGLMAHASVRDDGPGIAPSEMDKVFSPFYSTKEQGYGLGLAMIKKIVEEAGGRVELVSREGEGTTVTLFFQPELAAGEAAKTETPDSGVDVAEHRTNNKDK, from the coding sequence ATGGCCGCAGACGATTCTCGCAACGGCAACTTCTGCCTCTGGGAAACCGAGGACTGGGGCTTCGAGCTGGGCATCGTCGGCACCGGCCCCGGCTTCCTGACCATCCTGAACATCATCCGCAGCAAGGACTCGAGCGAGTTCCTGCCCCCCATGCGGCTGCGCGCCGTGGCCAGGGCGGGCATGCTCGAGTCCCCCAAGCTCGACGTGGCCCGCTCCATGGGCGCCCCGGTCTACGAGACGCCCGAGGAGATGCTCGCCGCCCATCCGCAGATCAACCTCGTGCTCGAGCTCACCGGCTCGGCCGGAAACATCCGCCTCCTGCGCTCCCGCCTGCCGACCTCGGTCTCGCTCATCGACCACGGGGCCGCCATCTTCCTGTGCAGCCTGCACAACATGCTGGAGATAAGCCGCCACCGGCAGTTCGCCCTCACGAGCCAGCGCGCGCTCATGCAGGCCATCATCGACGAGGTGCACGACGACATTCTGCTCCTGGACAAGGAGCGGCGCGTGGTGGACCTTAACCAGAACGTGGCCGCGCGCATGGGCCGCAGCAAGGAGGAGCTGATCGGCAGGCCGTGCACCGAGATCCAGCTCACGAACGACGGCGACGGCCGCACCTTCTGCACGGACCCGGACGAGGCCTGCCCCTTCGGGGTCACGCTGCGCAGCAAGCAGAAGGCCGAGGCCATGCTCACCCGCGTGGACGCCGAGGGGCGGCTGCGCTACTTCCGCGTCTACTCCTACCCCATCCTGGACAGGCACGGCGACCTCTCCCACGTGCTCATCATGCGCCGCGACATCACCGAGCGCACGCAGCGCGAGCGGAGCGCCCAGCAGACCGAGAAGCTGGCCGTGATCGGCGAGATGTCCACCTACCTGGCACACGAGATCAGGAACCCGCTCTTCGCCATCGGCGGCTTCGTGAACTCGCTCCTGCGCTCGCCGAACCTCTCGGAGAGCGAGGTGGAGAAGGTCAAGATCATCGCCGAGGAGACGAAGCGGCTGGACCACCTGCTGAAGAGCATCCTCGGCTTCGTGCGCACGGAGCAGCGCCCCCGGGAGACGACGGACCTCGCCGCCGCGGCCAGGGAAACCGCGGAGCTCATGCGCATCGGCTACTGCCACGAGGGCTTCGACCTGACCCTCGAGGAGACCGGCGTTCTGCCCAGGGTGCGCGGCGAGGCCGAGACGATCAAGCAGTGCCTGATCAACCTGATCAAGAACTCGGTGGAGGCCATGCCCGGGGGCGGGCACGTGGTGGTGGAGACCGGCTTCGACGGGCTCATGGCCCACGCCTCGGTGCGGGACGACGGCCCGGGCATAGCGCCCTCGGAGATGGACAAGGTCTTCAGCCCCTTCTACTCCACGAAGGAGCAGGGCTACGGCCTGGGCCTGGCCATGATCAAGAAGATCGTGGAGGAGGCGGGCGGCCGCGTGGAGCTCGTCAGCCGGGAGGGCGAGGGCACCACGGTGACCCTCTTCTTCCAGCCCGAGCTGGCCGCGGGCGAGGCCGCAAAAACCGAGACTCCGGATTCCGGAGTGGACGTAGCCGAGCACCGCACCAACAATAAAGACAAATAA